One genomic region from Campylobacter sp. RM5004 encodes:
- a CDS encoding peptidylprolyl isomerase, translated as MITWMQRHKKYLVVTIWISVIAFVGAGTVGWGSVDLNSSRNKYVAVVGNLGITHKEFNDKYNELYIIQSQLSNEELTNEQALALGLDKQALIDLMREKLLLNYAQDLGFYASDDEVLKTIASDKMFQKSETDTSFDKEKYLSYLKALRLSESEFAKQIKEKLEISKMLKLLNIPANQKEIEILNSSINMEDEINLKIIDLSAKANKIEINLDELKKYWEEHKSDYKSELNYEYSIYSIEPKLDNIQEDELKAYWENNKFNYKDEDNKIKEFKDALENVKIDFALSLLEKDAKLDYVKLKKGEINFQKTSVESPYSQIALLNKELKENELSKPFIMDKKYYIVKLNKINEPKELDFEAAKTMAEEDYKDYKFKEMLEKVAQEEIKKDKINGKNIGFISKVSKNNTDLTDIEFFTFVSELFLKEDKKSYVILSDKVVVYEILSQKLTNNVDKKEEVAFASELKNINFNLMFDDLLKELQKRYQIKNYYKGSEF; from the coding sequence ATGATTACTTGGATGCAGCGTCATAAAAAATATTTAGTTGTAACAATTTGGATTAGCGTTATCGCTTTCGTAGGTGCGGGAACTGTTGGTTGGGGTAGTGTTGATTTAAATAGTTCAAGAAATAAATATGTAGCAGTAGTAGGTAATTTAGGTATAACACATAAAGAATTTAACGATAAATATAATGAGCTTTATATCATTCAAAGTCAGCTATCAAACGAAGAATTAACAAACGAACAAGCTTTAGCTTTAGGACTTGACAAACAAGCTTTAATTGATTTAATGAGAGAAAAGTTATTATTAAATTATGCTCAAGACTTAGGGTTTTATGCTAGTGATGATGAAGTTTTAAAAACAATTGCAAGCGATAAAATGTTTCAAAAAAGTGAAACAGACACAAGCTTTGATAAAGAAAAATATCTTTCATATTTAAAAGCTTTAAGATTAAGTGAAAGTGAATTTGCAAAACAAATAAAAGAAAAATTAGAAATTTCTAAAATGTTAAAATTACTTAATATACCAGCAAATCAAAAAGAGATTGAAATACTAAACTCAAGTATAAATATGGAAGATGAAATTAATTTAAAGATTATTGATTTGTCTGCAAAAGCTAATAAAATAGAAATTAATCTTGATGAGTTAAAAAAATACTGGGAAGAACATAAAAGCGATTATAAAAGCGAATTAAATTATGAATACTCAATTTATTCAATAGAGCCAAAACTTGACAATATACAAGAAGATGAATTAAAAGCATATTGGGAAAATAATAAATTTAATTACAAAGATGAAGATAATAAGATTAAAGAATTTAAAGATGCTTTAGAAAATGTAAAAATTGATTTTGCTTTAAGCTTATTAGAAAAAGATGCAAAATTAGACTATGTAAAGCTTAAAAAAGGTGAAATTAACTTCCAAAAAACAAGCGTTGAAAGTCCATATTCACAAATAGCTTTACTAAACAAAGAATTAAAAGAAAATGAACTTAGCAAGCCATTTATTATGGATAAAAAATACTATATCGTGAAATTAAACAAAATAAATGAACCAAAAGAGCTAGATTTTGAAGCAGCAAAAACCATGGCTGAAGAAGATTATAAAGACTATAAATTTAAAGAAATGTTAGAAAAAGTAGCACAAGAAGAAATTAAAAAAGATAAAATTAATGGTAAAAATATAGGCTTTATCTCTAAAGTTTCTAAAAATAATACCGATTTAACAGATATAGAATTTTTTACATTTGTTAGTGAGTTATTCTTAAAAGAAGATAAGAAATCTTATGTGATATTAAGCGATAAAGTAGTTGTATATGAGATTTTATCTCAAAAGCTTACAAATAATGTAGATAAAAAAGAAGAAGTTGCGTTTGCTAGTGAATTAAAAAATATTAATTTTAACTTAATGTTTGATGATTTATTAAAAGAACTACAAAAGCGTTATCAAATTAAAAATTATTATAAAGGTAGTGAATTTTGA
- the ftsA gene encoding cell division protein FtsA: MNILAIDLGSSLIKVAIVSFDGEGIKVVSVANTQTYGIKSGKITSINDASNAIKKAVSKVKENLSINIDKIAVSVSGAYTNSVTGYADIRLDANGSAITLKDIEKAINAAKTSADINIDQTPIHILPYRFRANNTDNIEDPLGMMASSFRLEANIITINKNDYENIKQILSNADIKNYVLVSSIYANAIYCLNNDEKENGVAIIDCGSQVCDIAIYAYNSIIWMYYFPFGSWHITSDIAKYLTASNEVADKIKLQFSLFKDEENTTHVEYYKTGSQALDRVSVESISKCVNMRLTEMLECIYASIDDSPYEKFFSRVVLTGGCFKIDNMSERASPKFNNKAVRTLIEKNKVFYGDNEIFTMPEYTCLLGLCMYASGFHTKYELNSAGVLLTRQKNNNFEKVMDFSTKIDIETKNEEVYYNNIDTKEQKLLEPETSEKDEVLESLKIVPSDEKTEGFFARIWKKVCIFIERIF, encoded by the coding sequence TTGAATATTTTAGCCATTGATTTAGGTTCTAGCTTAATAAAAGTTGCTATTGTTAGTTTTGATGGAGAAGGTATTAAGGTAGTAAGTGTTGCAAACACTCAAACCTATGGAATAAAATCAGGTAAAATTACTAGCATAAATGATGCTAGTAATGCCATTAAAAAAGCTGTAAGTAAAGTAAAAGAAAATTTAAGCATTAATATTGATAAAATAGCTGTATCAGTAAGTGGTGCTTATACAAATTCAGTTACAGGATATGCAGATATTAGACTTGATGCAAATGGTTCTGCTATTACTCTAAAAGATATTGAAAAAGCAATTAATGCAGCAAAAACATCAGCTGATATAAATATAGACCAAACTCCAATTCACATATTACCTTATAGATTTAGAGCAAATAATACTGATAATATTGAAGATCCACTAGGTATGATGGCATCTAGTTTTAGACTAGAAGCAAATATAATTACAATCAACAAAAATGATTACGAAAATATAAAACAAATTTTATCAAATGCTGATATTAAAAATTATGTTTTAGTATCTTCAATATACGCAAATGCAATTTACTGCCTAAATAATGATGAAAAAGAAAATGGTGTTGCAATAATTGATTGTGGTTCGCAAGTATGTGATATAGCGATTTATGCTTACAACTCAATTATATGGATGTATTATTTTCCGTTTGGTTCTTGGCATATTACAAGCGATATAGCTAAATACTTAACTGCTAGCAATGAAGTAGCGGATAAAATTAAACTACAATTTTCATTATTTAAAGATGAAGAAAATACAACTCATGTAGAATATTACAAAACTGGCTCTCAAGCACTTGATAGAGTTTCTGTTGAATCTATTTCAAAATGTGTAAATATGAGATTAACTGAAATGCTTGAATGTATTTATGCAAGTATTGATGATAGTCCTTATGAGAAGTTTTTCTCAAGAGTAGTTTTAACAGGTGGTTGCTTTAAAATTGACAATATGTCAGAAAGAGCAAGTCCTAAATTTAATAACAAAGCAGTTAGAACATTAATAGAAAAAAATAAAGTATTTTATGGAGATAATGAAATTTTCACTATGCCTGAATACACTTGTCTTCTTGGTTTATGTATGTATGCAAGTGGATTTCATACCAAATATGAGCTTAACTCGGCTGGTGTTTTACTAACAAGACAAAAAAATAATAATTTTGAAAAAGTAATGGATTTTTCAACAAAAATTGACATAGAAACAAAAAATGAAGAAGTTTATTACAACAATATAGACACAAAGGAACAAAAATTGCTTGAACCTGAAACAAGTGAAAAAGATGAAGTTTTAGAATCACTAAAAATTGTTCCTAGTGATGAAAAAACAGAAGGATTTTTTGCTAGAATTTGGAAGAAAGTTTGTATTTTTATAGAAAGGATATTTTAA
- a CDS encoding class II aldolase/adducin family protein, translated as MFIEITKYAKIMYEKDFLYGLNGSISTRFEDNSFIINKNLIYSEENNFFTKLLLNENYKYKDACKMAKLHSLIYNNFAQAKVIAIVCSKEILSICKRSKLTYKNKDFFVESNDILNNNKALLEKLNKNNLNFLLIRNLGLIIFERDFNTLFARIFDIDLEAKISCIN; from the coding sequence ATGTTTATTGAAATTACAAAATATGCAAAAATTATGTATGAAAAAGATTTTTTATATGGACTAAATGGCTCAATTTCTACAAGATTTGAAGATAATAGTTTTATAATAAATAAAAATTTAATATATTCTGAAGAAAATAATTTTTTTACCAAACTTTTATTAAACGAAAATTATAAATATAAAGACGCTTGTAAAATGGCTAAATTGCATTCGCTAATTTATAATAATTTCGCTCAAGCTAAAGTTATTGCCATTGTATGCTCTAAAGAAATATTAAGCATTTGCAAACGATCAAAATTAACTTATAAAAATAAAGATTTCTTCGTTGAAAGTAACGATATCTTAAACAATAATAAAGCCTTACTTGAAAAACTAAATAAAAATAATTTAAATTTTTTATTAATTCGTAATTTAGGTTTAATCATTTTTGAAAGAGATTTTAATACCTTATTTGCAAGAATTTTTGACATTGATTTAGAAGCTAAAATTTCTTGTATAAATTAA
- the rsmH gene encoding 16S rRNA (cytosine(1402)-N(4))-methyltransferase RsmH, which yields MQIHIPVLKEEVIKLFKDLDNGYYLDATLGYAGHASAILENNNKLNLFACDQDDEAINYSKEKLKKFNKDIQIFKTNYENVFNFIQDTSNIRGVLADIGVSSLQLDKDDRGFSFESSELDMRMNKDNSLDAKEVLNTYSKDKLSKIFQEYAELPEKLSNDIALNIIKNRPINSCKNLSQIIGNAKLNNRNVSLKTLVFQAIRIEVNNELGVLKNFLEQVKNLKDCLVCIITFHSLEDKIVKDTFKKWASNCICDEFAIRCECGNNHSLGKIITKKPIEPSKEEIKLNSRSSCAKLRAFYLSK from the coding sequence TTGCAAATTCATATTCCTGTTTTAAAAGAAGAAGTAATTAAATTATTTAAAGATTTAGATAATGGTTATTATCTTGATGCTACTTTAGGATATGCTGGTCATGCTAGTGCTATTCTTGAAAATAATAATAAATTAAATCTTTTTGCTTGCGATCAAGATGATGAAGCTATAAATTATTCTAAAGAAAAACTTAAAAAATTTAATAAAGATATTCAGATTTTTAAAACTAATTATGAGAATGTTTTTAATTTTATTCAAGATACTAGCAATATTAGAGGGGTTTTAGCTGATATTGGAGTTTCTAGTTTGCAGCTTGATAAAGATGATAGGGGATTTTCTTTTGAATCTAGCGAGTTAGATATGAGAATGAATAAGGACAATTCTTTAGATGCTAAAGAAGTGCTTAATACTTATTCTAAAGATAAATTAAGCAAGATTTTTCAAGAGTATGCAGAATTACCAGAAAAACTTTCAAACGATATAGCTTTAAATATAATCAAAAATAGACCTATAAACTCATGTAAAAATCTAAGTCAAATCATAGGAAATGCTAAATTAAACAATAGAAATGTAAGTTTAAAAACCTTAGTATTTCAAGCAATAAGGATTGAAGTAAATAATGAGCTTGGGGTTCTTAAAAATTTTTTAGAGCAGGTTAAAAATCTTAAAGATTGTTTGGTTTGTATTATAACTTTTCATTCATTAGAAGATAAAATTGTAAAAGATACTTTTAAAAAGTGGGCTAGTAATTGCATATGCGATGAGTTTGCAATAAGGTGTGAATGTGGTAATAATCATTCTTTAGGTAAAATAATTACAAAAAAGCCAATAGAACCTAGCAAAGAAGAAATTAAATTAAATTCTAGATCAAGTTGTGCTAAATTAAGAGCGTTTTATTTATCAAAATGA